A DNA window from Thiothrix subterranea contains the following coding sequences:
- the parC gene encoding DNA topoisomerase IV subunit A produces the protein MNYEGIETLPLQEYTEKAYLDYSMYVILDRALPHLGDGLKPVQRRIVYAMSELGLTAASKHKKSARTVGDVLGKFHPHGDSACYEAMVLMAQPFSYRYTLVDGQGNWGSQDDPKSFAAMRYTESRLTAYAKVLLQELGQGTAQWQPNFDGSLEEPTILPARLPNILLNGGSGIAVGMATDIPPHNLREVVNACLHLLDHPNATLQDLHQHIPAPDFPTEAEIITPAADFLALYEKGNGTFRMRARYEIEDGDIIITALPYQVSGSKILEQIAAQMQAKKLPLVEDLRDESDHEQPVRLVIVPRSNRVDVDMLMSHLFASTDLERSYRVNMNMIGLNGRPQVKNLLHILTEWLTFRRQTVTRRLQWRLDKVEKRLHLLAGLLVAFLNIDEVIHIIRTEDEPKAVLMRRFELTEIQADYILDTKLRQLARLEEMKIRGELDELEKEKEALLALLGSDTKLTSLIRKELKEDAKLYGDARRSPLQERAAAQVLDETALTPSEPVTVVVSKMGWIRSAKGHDIDPASLSYKQGDEFLTSVRGRSSQQVVLLDSTGRTYSLPANALPSARGQGEPLTGKLAPPAGAKFQYALMSKDSDQYLLHSAEGYGFLCAFGEMQSRVKAGKVTLTVGDGVAILSPLLVTDVATDSLVLVSSSGYVLVIGLQDVPQLSKGKGNKLISLKKGGLGIADETVQFAVILPANAALLIRAGKQFKTIKGAELDEYRSERAKRGKLLPKGYQNVTGLEISVN, from the coding sequence ATGAACTACGAAGGCATCGAAACCCTCCCGCTACAGGAATACACCGAGAAAGCCTATCTCGACTATTCCATGTACGTTATTCTTGATCGCGCTTTGCCGCATCTCGGCGACGGCTTAAAGCCCGTGCAACGCCGTATTGTCTACGCCATGTCAGAGTTAGGGTTGACGGCAGCTTCCAAACACAAAAAATCCGCGCGTACTGTCGGTGACGTATTGGGTAAATTTCACCCGCACGGTGACTCGGCGTGTTACGAAGCAATGGTGTTAATGGCGCAACCGTTTTCCTACCGCTACACATTGGTGGATGGGCAAGGCAACTGGGGTTCGCAAGATGACCCGAAATCGTTCGCGGCGATGCGTTACACCGAATCGCGTTTGACCGCTTACGCCAAAGTATTGCTGCAAGAGTTGGGGCAGGGCACGGCGCAATGGCAACCCAATTTCGATGGGTCATTGGAAGAGCCAACCATTTTGCCCGCACGTTTGCCGAATATTTTGCTCAACGGTGGCAGCGGCATTGCGGTGGGGATGGCGACCGATATTCCGCCGCATAACTTGCGTGAAGTGGTAAATGCTTGCCTGCATTTGCTGGATCACCCCAATGCGACCTTGCAGGATCTGCATCAGCACATTCCCGCGCCGGATTTTCCTACCGAAGCTGAAATCATTACGCCAGCAGCAGATTTCCTCGCGCTTTACGAAAAAGGCAATGGCACGTTTAGAATGCGGGCGCGTTACGAAATCGAAGATGGCGACATTATTATTACCGCCTTGCCGTATCAGGTGTCGGGCAGCAAGATTCTGGAGCAAATTGCCGCGCAAATGCAGGCGAAAAAACTGCCGTTGGTAGAGGATTTGCGCGATGAATCCGACCACGAACAGCCAGTACGCTTGGTGATTGTGCCGCGTTCCAACCGCGTGGATGTGGACATGCTGATGTCGCATTTGTTCGCCAGCACCGACTTGGAGCGCAGTTACCGCGTCAATATGAATATGATCGGTCTGAATGGTCGCCCGCAAGTCAAAAACTTGCTGCATATTTTGACCGAATGGCTGACCTTCCGGCGGCAAACGGTGACGCGCCGCTTGCAATGGCGGTTGGATAAAGTCGAAAAACGCCTGCATTTATTGGCAGGTTTGCTGGTGGCATTTCTCAATATTGATGAAGTGATCCACATTATCCGTACCGAAGACGAGCCGAAAGCGGTGTTGATGCGCCGCTTCGAGTTAACCGAGATTCAGGCGGATTACATCCTCGATACCAAATTGCGCCAATTGGCACGTTTGGAAGAAATGAAGATTCGCGGCGAATTGGACGAATTGGAAAAAGAAAAAGAAGCGCTGCTGGCATTGCTGGGTTCGGATACTAAATTGACCAGTTTGATCCGCAAAGAGCTGAAAGAAGACGCGAAGTTGTACGGTGATGCACGGCGTTCGCCCTTGCAAGAACGCGCAGCGGCACAAGTATTGGACGAAACCGCGTTAACGCCATCCGAGCCGGTGACAGTGGTGGTGTCGAAAATGGGCTGGATTCGTTCGGCGAAAGGGCATGATATTGACCCTGCATCACTGAGTTACAAGCAGGGCGATGAATTCCTCACTTCGGTGCGCGGGCGTTCCAGTCAGCAAGTGGTACTGCTGGATAGCACTGGGCGCACGTATTCTTTGCCTGCGAATGCCTTGCCATCGGCACGCGGGCAAGGTGAGCCTTTGACGGGTAAGTTAGCTCCACCGGCAGGCGCGAAGTTTCAATACGCACTGATGAGCAAAGACAGCGATCAGTATTTGCTGCATTCGGCGGAAGGCTACGGTTTCTTGTGTGCCTTTGGCGAGATGCAAAGTCGGGTGAAGGCGGGCAAAGTGACGCTGACGGTGGGCGATGGTGTGGCGATTTTGTCGCCGTTGTTGGTGACGGATGTGGCTACCGATTCGTTGGTGTTGGTGTCATCGTCAGGTTATGTACTGGTGATAGGCTTGCAAGATGTGCCGCAGCTTTCCAAGGGTAAGGGCAATAAATTGATCAGCCTGAAAAAAGGCGGGTTGGGCATTGCCGATGAAACCGTGCAGTTTGCGGTGATTTTGCCTGCGAATGCAGCGTTGCTGATTCGTGCGGGTAAGCAGTTCAAAACGATTAAAGGTGCGGAACTGGATGAATACCGCAGTGAACGTGCGAAACGCGGCAAATTGCTTCCGAAAGGCTACCAAAATGTCACTGGTCTGGAAATAAGCGTCAATTAG
- a CDS encoding hypoxanthine-guanine phosphoribosyltransferase translates to MIITSADVARAMEDADLLYSAEDIAAMLDRMATEITEKLADKNPLVLCVMTGGVILTGHLLTRLAFPLEQDYLHATRYRGKTSGSKTIAWLHKPDTSLAGRNVLLLDDILDEGYTLREITRWCWEQGAASVHVAVLADKQHERRVEGVHRDFSALELPDRYVFGFGMDYKEYWRNANGIYAVKGL, encoded by the coding sequence ATGATTATCACATCTGCTGATGTTGCCCGTGCCATGGAAGACGCTGATTTATTGTATTCCGCTGAGGATATTGCTGCCATGTTGGATAGGATGGCGACCGAAATTACTGAAAAACTGGCGGATAAAAACCCGCTGGTGTTGTGCGTGATGACGGGTGGCGTGATTTTGACGGGGCATTTGCTGACGCGCTTGGCATTCCCTTTGGAACAGGATTATTTGCACGCCACGCGCTATCGTGGCAAAACCAGTGGCAGTAAAACGATTGCCTGGTTGCACAAGCCGGATACATCGTTAGCAGGGCGGAATGTTTTGTTACTCGATGATATTCTCGATGAAGGTTATACCTTGCGTGAAATTACGCGCTGGTGTTGGGAACAAGGCGCGGCAAGCGTGCATGTGGCGGTTTTGGCGGATAAGCAACACGAGCGTCGGGTTGAAGGTGTTCACCGCGATTTTTCGGCGTTGGAATTACCGGATCGTTACGTGTTCGGTTTCGGGATGGATTACAAGGAATATTGGCGTAACGCCAATGGTATTTACGCAGTAAAAGGGTTGTGA
- a CDS encoding quinone-dependent dihydroorotate dehydrogenase, which produces MYTLLRDLLFLFPAETSHHLALDSLKLAGKTGVLGKPAALPGKAVTVMGIEFPNPVGLAAGLDKNGEYIDALAALGFGFIEIGTVTPRPQPGNPKPRLFRLPKAQAIINRMGFNNHGIDYLLENVSKVHYPGIIGINIGKNFDTPVEKAADDYLIGLRKAYPVAHYITVNISSPNTPGLRTLQYGDELKRLLVTLREEQNRLVQQYGRYVPVAIKVAPDLSDLEIRDMAQVFSEVQIDGLIATNTTLDKSTVQGLPHADEQGGLSGKPLTQHSTEVIRQFRADMDSRIPIIGVGGILSGADAQAKLAAGASLVQVYSGFIYRGAGLVRECVEATKRNPS; this is translated from the coding sequence GTGTACACACTCCTACGCGATCTGCTGTTTCTCTTTCCCGCTGAAACCTCACACCATCTGGCACTGGATTCCCTGAAACTGGCAGGCAAAACCGGCGTATTGGGCAAACCGGCAGCGTTGCCGGGCAAGGCCGTCACGGTAATGGGCATTGAATTCCCCAATCCCGTAGGCTTAGCGGCAGGGCTGGACAAGAACGGCGAATACATCGACGCACTAGCGGCGTTGGGCTTTGGCTTTATTGAAATTGGCACGGTGACACCGCGCCCGCAACCCGGCAACCCTAAACCGCGTCTGTTTCGTTTGCCCAAAGCGCAAGCCATTATCAACCGCATGGGCTTCAATAATCACGGGATTGATTATTTGCTGGAGAATGTCTCCAAAGTGCATTACCCCGGCATTATTGGCATTAATATCGGTAAAAACTTCGATACACCGGTTGAGAAAGCGGCAGATGATTACCTAATCGGTTTGCGTAAAGCTTACCCTGTGGCGCATTACATCACGGTCAATATTTCTTCGCCGAATACGCCGGGGTTGCGCACTTTGCAATACGGGGATGAATTGAAGCGTTTGTTGGTCACGTTGCGGGAAGAGCAAAATCGACTTGTCCAGCAATATGGGCGTTACGTGCCGGTGGCGATTAAGGTTGCGCCGGATTTGAGCGATCTGGAAATCCGCGACATGGCGCAGGTGTTTTCCGAGGTGCAAATTGATGGCTTGATTGCGACCAATACGACCTTGGATAAATCAACGGTGCAAGGGTTGCCTCATGCCGATGAGCAAGGTGGATTGAGCGGTAAGCCGTTGACGCAGCATTCCACGGAAGTGATTCGGCAGTTCCGGGCGGATATGGATAGCCGGATTCCGATTATTGGGGTAGGGGGGATTTTGTCGGGGGCGGATGCGCAAGCGAAATTGGCAGCGGGTGCGAGTCTGGTGCAGGTTTACAGCGGGTTTATTTACCGAGGGGCTGGGTTGGTGCGTGAGTGTGTGGAGGCCACAAAAAGAAACCCCTCCTAG
- the htpX gene encoding protease HtpX codes for MMRIILLALTNFAVMAVLFLSMNIIGRLFGINMSAGSMSGIMIMAVVMGFGGSFISLLMSKWMAKRSMGVQIIETPQTAQERWLVETVRRQAEKSGIGMPEVGIFYSPDPNAFATGASRNNALVAVSQGLLDHMTADEVEAVLGHEIGHVANGDMVTQTLLQGVLNTFVIIFARLIGMMVDNFFRGNNSENSGPGIGYFVGSFIADILLGFLATAIVMWFSRYREFKADIAGADLAGRQKMINALKRLQSAHAVHDLPGGMAAFGIAGGLGDGLKKIFMTHPPLEDRIAALQNMH; via the coding sequence ATGATGCGGATTATTTTACTGGCACTGACCAACTTTGCGGTCATGGCTGTGTTATTTCTGTCGATGAATATTATCGGCAGGCTGTTCGGCATTAACATGAGTGCGGGCAGCATGAGCGGCATTATGATAATGGCGGTCGTGATGGGTTTTGGCGGCTCATTTATCAGCTTGCTAATGTCCAAATGGATGGCAAAGCGCAGCATGGGTGTGCAAATCATTGAAACCCCACAAACTGCGCAAGAGCGTTGGTTGGTGGAAACGGTGCGCCGCCAAGCCGAAAAGTCCGGTATTGGAATGCCTGAGGTTGGGATTTTCTATTCACCCGACCCGAATGCATTTGCAACAGGTGCAAGCCGTAACAATGCGTTGGTGGCAGTCAGCCAAGGCTTGTTAGACCACATGACGGCGGATGAAGTCGAAGCGGTATTGGGGCATGAAATTGGTCACGTTGCCAATGGCGACATGGTGACGCAAACCTTGCTGCAAGGCGTGTTGAACACCTTCGTGATTATTTTTGCGCGGTTGATTGGCATGATGGTCGATAACTTCTTCCGTGGTAACAATAGCGAAAACAGCGGGCCGGGCATTGGGTATTTTGTGGGTTCGTTCATTGCCGATATTCTGCTGGGATTCTTGGCAACCGCGATTGTGATGTGGTTTTCACGTTACCGTGAATTCAAAGCGGATATTGCCGGTGCGGATTTGGCAGGTCGTCAGAAAATGATCAATGCACTGAAACGCTTGCAAAGCGCTCATGCGGTACACGATTTACCCGGTGGCATGGCAGCATTCGGGATTGCCGGTGGCTTGGGCGATGGTTTGAAGAAAATCTTCATGACCCACCCGCCGCTGGAAGACCGCATTGCCGCGCTGCAAAATATGCACTAA
- a CDS encoding protein YgfX: MAVFILVSHVLAALVVGFMPALPWWGKGLLLVLIAVSLRYYWRLHISRVAPNAVQEARFYQVDNALVRTAAAGFFARLDDSSFLHPWGCVLNWRTLNGKLYSLIVMPDSVPPDVLRCVRVRVKFSPADVPEK, translated from the coding sequence TTGGCTGTTTTTATTCTGGTAAGCCATGTGCTGGCGGCGCTCGTGGTGGGTTTTATGCCTGCATTACCGTGGTGGGGCAAAGGCTTGTTGCTGGTGTTGATCGCGGTGTCGTTGCGTTATTACTGGCGGCTGCATATTAGCCGGGTTGCGCCAAATGCGGTGCAGGAAGCGCGTTTTTATCAGGTGGATAATGCCTTGGTGCGTACTGCGGCGGCTGGATTTTTTGCGCGGTTGGATGACAGCAGCTTTTTGCATCCGTGGGGGTGTGTGCTGAATTGGCGGACGCTAAACGGCAAATTGTATTCGCTGATTGTCATGCCGGACAGTGTGCCGCCGGATGTTTTGCGGTGTGTGCGCGTGCGGGTGAAGTTCAGTCCGGCGGATGTCCCTGAAAAATAA
- the apbC gene encoding iron-sulfur cluster carrier protein ApbC, translating to MTDMTRDQVETLLKGIKDRYLEQDIVSLHQVKDIRVEGGNVAVSVVQGYPAGNYRDELAAEIKAALAAAGATNTDVSVTTQVAAHAVQKSVKRKDGIKNIIAVASGKGGVGKSTTAVNLALALKADGATVGMLDADIYGPSQPRMLGISGQPESSDGKSLEPMQNHGIKAMSIGFLIEEDTPMIWRGPMVTQALEQLLGDTNWGDLDYLVIDLPPGTGDIQLTLSQKIPVSGAIIVTTPQDIALLDARKGLKMFEKVEVPILGIVENMSMHICSNCGTVEHIFGEGGGQRMAEQYGVNYLGGLPLDIKIREQVDNGNPTVVSDPDGAVTQIYKEISRKASSRLAQKAKDYSTKFPTIKIMNV from the coding sequence ATGACAGACATGACCCGTGACCAAGTTGAAACGCTACTGAAAGGCATCAAAGACCGTTATTTGGAGCAGGACATCGTATCCCTGCATCAAGTAAAAGACATCCGTGTGGAAGGCGGCAACGTAGCCGTCAGCGTGGTGCAAGGCTATCCGGCGGGCAACTATCGGGATGAATTGGCAGCAGAAATCAAAGCCGCCTTAGCCGCCGCTGGCGCAACCAACACAGACGTCAGCGTCACCACCCAAGTGGCAGCACACGCCGTGCAGAAAAGCGTCAAGCGTAAAGACGGCATCAAAAACATTATCGCGGTCGCTTCCGGCAAAGGTGGCGTCGGCAAATCCACCACCGCCGTCAACCTAGCACTCGCCCTGAAAGCCGACGGCGCAACAGTCGGCATGTTGGACGCGGACATTTACGGCCCCAGCCAGCCGCGCATGTTGGGCATCAGTGGTCAACCCGAATCCAGCGATGGCAAAAGCCTAGAGCCAATGCAAAACCACGGCATCAAAGCCATGTCGATTGGTTTTCTGATCGAAGAAGACACCCCGATGATCTGGCGTGGCCCGATGGTCACACAAGCACTGGAACAATTGCTGGGTGACACCAACTGGGGCGATCTGGATTATTTGGTCATCGACCTGCCACCCGGCACGGGCGACATTCAATTGACGCTTTCCCAGAAAATCCCCGTGTCTGGCGCAATCATCGTCACCACCCCACAAGACATTGCCTTGCTGGATGCGCGTAAAGGTCTGAAAATGTTTGAAAAAGTCGAAGTGCCTATCTTGGGTATCGTCGAAAACATGAGTATGCACATTTGCAGCAACTGCGGCACAGTCGAACACATCTTCGGCGAAGGCGGCGGTCAACGCATGGCAGAGCAATACGGCGTGAACTACCTCGGTGGTCTGCCACTCGACATCAAAATCCGCGAACAAGTCGACAACGGCAACCCGACCGTGGTGTCTGACCCGGATGGCGCGGTCACGCAAATCTACAAAGAGATTTCCCGCAAAGCCTCGTCACGTTTGGCACAAAAAGCCAAAGACTACAGCACCAAGTTCCCGACCATTAAGATCATGAACGTTTAA
- a CDS encoding S-methyl-5'-thioinosine phosphorylase — MSAIEFAVIGGTGLTEIEGLEVIHREVVHTPYGEPSGPVTHGMIAGKRIVFLARHGYTHNIPPHRVNYRANLWALRSLGVKKIVAIAAVGGITPEMQPMRLVIPDQIVDYTHGRAHTFFEDGLTDVTHIDFSWPYCAEVRNALLAAAECAKLDVVPRGTYAATQGPRLETAAEITRLERDGCDLVGMTAMPEAALARELDLCYAACAVVANWAAGKDNEEITMDDIHQNLVVGMANARALLRALVC; from the coding sequence ATGAGCGCGATTGAATTTGCAGTAATCGGCGGCACTGGGCTGACCGAAATCGAAGGCTTGGAAGTGATTCACCGCGAAGTGGTGCATACGCCTTACGGTGAGCCGTCCGGCCCGGTGACGCATGGGATGATCGCTGGTAAGCGCATTGTGTTTCTGGCGCGGCACGGTTATACCCACAATATCCCCCCGCATCGGGTGAATTACCGTGCGAATTTATGGGCGCTGAGAAGTTTGGGTGTTAAAAAAATCGTGGCGATTGCCGCCGTGGGCGGGATTACGCCGGAAATGCAGCCGATGCGTTTGGTGATTCCCGATCAGATTGTGGATTATACCCATGGGCGGGCGCATACCTTTTTTGAAGACGGTTTGACCGATGTGACGCACATTGATTTTTCGTGGCCGTATTGTGCAGAAGTGCGCAATGCGTTGCTGGCAGCGGCTGAATGCGCGAAATTGGATGTGGTTCCGCGTGGCACGTATGCGGCTACCCAAGGCCCGCGTTTGGAAACGGCTGCTGAAATTACCCGTTTGGAACGCGACGGCTGCGATTTGGTGGGAATGACGGCGATGCCAGAAGCAGCGCTTGCTCGTGAGTTGGATCTTTGTTACGCGGCTTGTGCGGTGGTGGCGAACTGGGCAGCAGGCAAAGATAACGAAGAGATCACGATGGACGATATTCACCAGAATTTGGTGGTGGGCATGGCGAACGCACGGGCGTTATTGCGTGCCTTGGTGTGCTGA
- a CDS encoding phage integrase N-terminal SAM-like domain-containing protein: MLRTKQYIAYFPDDHIRTHTPQQVEEYLTKVGREVNLKAWQFGQVVDAIRILFCLALKKSWANDFDWEYWSASAKKLEANHATVARDYTDALEGLEGLEMLEGEERCSNELYQRYQPALAEVVKVVRLKNYAMRTEQTYRGWISRFFYFHKPNDVHDLGGKEVKQYLEYLVLKRNVSVSTQKQALNALAFLFNQVWKKPLDDLGDFIGSKRPRKLPVVLSRDEVRRVFQHLKGTHHLMTGLLYGGGLRLMECVTLRILDVDFDYNQLLIRNAKGFKDRIVPLPERFKEALIYTHVLNTPGISVRSPADMI; this comes from the coding sequence GTGTTGCGTACTAAGCAGTATATTGCTTACTTTCCCGACGACCATATCCGTACCCATACACCCCAACAGGTAGAGGAATATCTCACCAAAGTGGGGCGTGAAGTCAACTTGAAAGCCTGGCAATTTGGGCAAGTCGTCGATGCTATACGGATTCTGTTTTGTCTGGCATTGAAAAAAAGTTGGGCAAACGACTTCGATTGGGAATATTGGTCAGCGTCGGCGAAAAAGTTGGAAGCCAACCATGCCACCGTTGCCCGCGATTACACGGATGCCCTCGAAGGTCTGGAGGGATTGGAAATGCTCGAAGGGGAAGAGCGTTGTTCCAATGAGCTTTACCAACGTTACCAGCCAGCCTTAGCTGAAGTGGTCAAAGTGGTACGCCTCAAAAATTACGCGATGCGCACTGAACAAACCTATCGTGGTTGGATTTCCCGGTTTTTCTACTTCCACAAACCCAATGACGTGCATGATTTGGGAGGTAAAGAAGTCAAACAATACCTCGAATACCTTGTGCTTAAACGCAATGTGTCGGTTTCTACCCAAAAGCAGGCATTAAATGCGCTTGCGTTCCTGTTTAATCAAGTCTGGAAAAAGCCGCTGGATGATTTGGGCGACTTTATCGGTTCAAAACGCCCGCGTAAACTGCCGGTGGTGCTGTCCCGCGATGAAGTGCGCCGCGTATTCCAACACCTGAAAGGAACGCATCACTTAATGACGGGCTTGCTCTACGGTGGCGGTTTGCGCCTCATGGAATGCGTGACCTTGCGGATTTTGGATGTGGATTTTGATTACAACCAACTGCTGATCCGCAATGCCAAAGGGTTTAAAGATCGGATTGTGCCATTACCCGAACGTTTTAAAGAAGCGCTTATTTATACCCATGTGCTGAATACGCCCGGTATCAGTGTACGCAGCCCCGCCGATATGATTTAG